The following DNA comes from Fusarium fujikuroi IMI 58289 draft genome, chromosome FFUJ_chr03.
TTACTGACAAGTGGCGAGGGGCCGAGTTCCGGTAGCTTATCGAAGTAGATACCATCCTTGGCAGAGAACCCAAGATCACCACCGGGTGTGCGGCCGCCATACAGGGCATTCAAGAACTGCCGGATCTTTTCCTCTCCTTGGAGACGCGATTGAACCTCGGGGCCCTTGAACTGTAGCTGATAGCTAAAGTTGAGCAGATGGCCACTCTGAATGATAGCTTCGAGGGGGACAAAGGTCTCTCTGGGCTGCATGTAGGGTGTGCAGACACTGAAGACACTCTTGATCAATTGAGGATACCAGCAGGCGGCCTTCCACACAATAGCACCACCCCAATCGTGTCCACCAAGAATGATCTGTCCATCCTCTCCGACGTACTTCCGAGCCAACTCGTTAATGTCGGCTGAAAGGCTCTTGTATGTGTACTCCTCAAGCGACTCTGGAGCATCAGTACCGCCATATCCCACCATGTCTGGGACAATGACCCTGAATCCTAGGGACATAAGGTAGGGAACTTGATAGCGCCAGCCAAATCCAAGATCTGGAAAGCCATGGATGAGAACTATTGTCTCCAGCGGGGTACCCTCAGGCTCTCCAACAATGTACTTGTAGTTTTTACCCCGAATCTGGGCAGTCTCGGTCTTGACCCGAGAGTCGTTTGGCGCAAGCTTGTCAGGAGCCATACTGAATAACTTGCCGTCCCGTGTTCTTTGTGCGGTCTGTTAAGATTGTTAATGGTTGTAAAGCTCGAGGTTTAAATGAAGTTGCTTGCCCGTGTGGGGGAGCCAGTTGGTGTTGAATTACATCATGCTGGAAAACAGTACTCACTTTCGCGTTGTGAATGACTCGTAAGTCCCTTGTCCAGCTAAATTCTTACGAAGAAAGTACCAGTCACCTGCAACGACCGAGATCGCAAATGTATAATAAGTTCTGTTAACTCGAGACTGCACGGCGCAAAACCACTCTATATAGCACAAGTTTGATCCTGGCCAGCT
Coding sequences within:
- a CDS encoding related to epoxide hydrolase translates to MAPDKLAPNDSRVKTETAQIRGKNYKYIVGEPEGTPLETIVLIHGFPDLGFGWRYQVPYLMSLGFRVIVPDMVGYGGTDAPESLEEYTYKSLSADINELARKYVGEDGQIILGGHDWGGAIVWKAACWYPQLIKSVFSVCTPYMQPRETFVPLEAIIQSGHLLNFSYQLQFKGPEVQSRLQGEEKIRQFLNALYGGRTPGGDLGFSAKDGIYFDKLPELGPSPLVSKEELDYYAKEYASKAPPELRGPLNYYRMQELNHRDDAEVAKKGGHKFEMPALFITATDDSALPPSMSKGMDSAFANLTREEVKASHWALWQASEAVNQHITKWLDGVLDGALKAKASL